The Litoreibacter ponti genome includes a window with the following:
- the merF gene encoding mercury resistance system transport protein MerF: MLKDRGFRIGLIGSVVAAICCFTPLLVITLTSLGLGAYTIWIDPIVVPALIVFGGILVASAIRVAQARA; this comes from the coding sequence ATGTTGAAAGACCGCGGATTTCGTATTGGGCTGATCGGCTCTGTGGTGGCAGCGATTTGCTGCTTCACGCCCTTGCTGGTCATCACCCTCACGAGCCTTGGGTTAGGCGCTTATACTATTTGGATAGACCCGATCGTGGTGCCTGCGCTGATCGTATTTGGCGGAATCCTTGTCGCATCGGCCATCCGCGTTGCTCAGGCCCGGGCATGA
- the msrP gene encoding protein-methionine-sulfoxide reductase catalytic subunit MsrP gives MAKRFLSDLTWGDVTPEHVFMNRRAFMAGATALAAGGIAGQGFASQYSTEEDLNSWEEITQYNNFYEFGTGKSDPAEYAGALTTSPWSVEIDGMVDKPGAYDFKTIMDAMTIEERIYRFRCVEAWSMVIPWNGFELADLLNMAGVQDGAKYVGFETLLRPEEMWGQKRNFIPWPYREGLRLDEAMHPLTIMATGIYGKDIPNQNGAPLRLVVPWKYGFKSIKSVVKITVTDTQPEASWNMINPREYGFYSNVNPEVDHPRWSQASERRVGGGLLAKRIPTPMFNGYEEQVASLYEGMDLRENF, from the coding sequence ATGGCAAAACGATTCCTCTCCGACCTGACCTGGGGCGATGTCACGCCCGAACATGTGTTCATGAACCGCCGCGCGTTCATGGCCGGCGCGACCGCACTGGCCGCAGGAGGGATCGCCGGGCAAGGCTTCGCATCTCAATACTCAACCGAGGAAGATCTCAACAGCTGGGAAGAGATCACCCAGTACAATAATTTCTATGAGTTCGGCACTGGCAAGTCCGACCCTGCCGAATATGCGGGCGCTCTGACGACAAGCCCGTGGTCGGTCGAGATCGACGGAATGGTCGACAAGCCGGGTGCTTACGACTTCAAAACGATCATGGACGCCATGACCATTGAGGAGCGCATCTACCGCTTCCGCTGTGTCGAGGCATGGTCGATGGTGATCCCGTGGAACGGGTTTGAGCTGGCCGATCTGTTGAACATGGCAGGCGTGCAGGACGGTGCGAAATATGTCGGGTTCGAGACATTGCTGCGCCCCGAAGAGATGTGGGGCCAGAAGCGCAACTTCATCCCGTGGCCCTACCGCGAGGGTCTGCGCCTTGACGAGGCGATGCATCCGCTGACCATTATGGCCACCGGCATCTACGGAAAAGACATTCCCAACCAGAACGGTGCGCCTCTGAGACTGGTTGTTCCGTGGAAATACGGCTTCAAATCCATCAAATCGGTCGTGAAGATTACGGTGACCGATACCCAGCCCGAAGCCAGTTGGAACATGATCAATCCGCGCGAATACGGGTTCTATAGTAATGTGAACCCCGAGGTGGATCATCCGCGTTGGTCTCAGGCCTCCGAACGGCGAGTAGGGGGCGGCTTACTGGCCAAACGCATCCCGACGCCTATGTTCAATGGATACGAAGAGCAGGTTGCATCGCTCTACGAAGGAATGGATTTGCGCGAGAACTTCTAA
- a CDS encoding peptide-methionine (R)-S-oxide reductase, giving the protein MPKDTSPILSRRGFFATSGAAALTLAAPARAESHGDTFQFEIVRTEKEWREQLSGIEYGILREGRTEPPKSSPLWEETRPGAYHCKGCDLHSYDGIWKIVLDKGWVFFEHAVPNAVLFGIDGPVPEYGGMAGGPGTVPEVHCRRCGSHLGHHVFLSRKILHCINGYALDFKPAEA; this is encoded by the coding sequence ATGCCTAAAGACACTTCGCCCATCCTATCCCGGCGCGGCTTCTTTGCGACATCCGGCGCTGCGGCCCTGACCCTTGCGGCCCCGGCGCGCGCGGAGAGCCATGGCGACACATTCCAGTTCGAGATCGTGCGTACCGAAAAGGAATGGCGCGAGCAGCTCAGCGGGATCGAATACGGCATCTTGCGCGAAGGCCGCACCGAGCCGCCCAAATCCAGCCCGCTCTGGGAAGAGACCCGTCCGGGGGCCTATCATTGCAAAGGGTGCGACCTGCACAGCTATGATGGCATCTGGAAAATTGTCCTCGATAAGGGCTGGGTCTTCTTTGAGCACGCGGTGCCCAACGCGGTGCTGTTTGGCATAGACGGCCCGGTGCCCGAATATGGCGGCATGGCAGGTGGGCCCGGGACAGTGCCCGAAGTGCACTGCCGCCGGTGCGGCAGCCACTTGGGCCATCATGTCTTTCTGTCGCGCAAGATCCTGCATTGCATCAATGGCTACGCGTTGGATTTCAAACCGGCCGAAGCCTGA
- a CDS encoding FMN-binding glutamate synthase family protein, with protein sequence MWMFDWAGWAIEIMALAFLVVLGTAAAIAVVLFVIDRTQTEDAIRRNYPVIGRFRHLFSELGEFFRQYFFAMDREELPFNRAQRNWVSRASSGQDNTVAFGSTRNTSVVGTPLFVNAAFPPLDNQFSSSEPLVIGPDAREPYEAKSFFNLSGMSYGAISKPAVLALSKGAKEAGIWMNTGEGGLSPFHLEGGADIVFQIGTAKYGVRNKDGSLNDDKLQEVASHPQVKMFEVKLAQGAKPGKGGILPAAKITAEIAEIRGIEEHTDSISPNRHIEISDFDELLDFIAHVRDITGKPVGIKTVYGSEAPFRELFDLILRRDEAPDFITLDGGEGGTGASPLPLMDLVGVTIKEALPELANLLREYGLKSRIRLVASGKLMVPGDVAWALAAGADFVTSARGFMFSLGCIQAMKCNKNTCPTGITTHDKRFQKGLVVEDKFKRVALYAKGIVKEVELIAHSVGVSEPRQLRREHVRIVQDTGKSVPMDVLYPVKPKA encoded by the coding sequence ATGTGGATGTTCGATTGGGCGGGCTGGGCGATCGAAATCATGGCGCTGGCCTTCCTCGTGGTTCTCGGCACGGCGGCGGCCATCGCAGTGGTTCTTTTCGTGATTGACCGCACCCAGACCGAGGACGCCATTCGGCGCAACTACCCCGTCATCGGGCGGTTTCGGCACCTGTTTAGCGAGTTGGGCGAGTTCTTCCGCCAGTACTTCTTCGCGATGGACCGCGAAGAGCTGCCTTTCAATCGGGCGCAGCGCAACTGGGTCAGCCGCGCATCCAGCGGGCAGGACAACACCGTCGCGTTCGGCTCGACCCGCAACACGTCGGTTGTGGGCACGCCTTTGTTCGTGAATGCGGCGTTCCCGCCGCTCGACAATCAGTTTTCGTCCTCCGAGCCGCTGGTTATCGGTCCGGACGCGCGTGAGCCCTACGAGGCGAAGTCCTTCTTCAACCTGTCGGGCATGTCCTACGGCGCCATATCCAAACCGGCAGTGCTGGCCTTGTCGAAAGGCGCCAAAGAGGCTGGCATCTGGATGAACACGGGCGAAGGCGGGCTGAGCCCGTTTCATCTGGAGGGCGGGGCCGACATCGTGTTCCAGATCGGCACGGCGAAGTACGGCGTGCGCAACAAGGACGGCTCGCTCAACGATGACAAGCTGCAAGAGGTGGCAAGCCACCCGCAGGTCAAGATGTTCGAGGTGAAGCTCGCCCAAGGGGCCAAGCCCGGAAAGGGCGGCATCCTGCCCGCGGCCAAGATCACCGCAGAGATCGCGGAAATTCGCGGGATCGAAGAGCACACGGACAGTATCTCGCCAAACCGCCATATCGAAATTTCGGACTTCGACGAGCTGTTGGATTTCATTGCCCATGTGCGCGATATCACCGGAAAACCCGTGGGGATCAAAACGGTGTATGGCTCAGAGGCACCGTTTCGCGAGCTGTTCGACCTGATCCTGCGGCGCGATGAGGCGCCGGACTTCATCACTTTGGACGGGGGTGAGGGGGGCACCGGGGCGTCGCCCCTGCCGCTCATGGATCTGGTCGGTGTGACGATCAAGGAAGCCTTGCCAGAGCTCGCCAACCTCTTGCGCGAATACGGGCTGAAGTCGCGCATTCGGCTGGTCGCCTCCGGCAAGCTGATGGTGCCGGGAGATGTGGCTTGGGCGCTTGCGGCGGGCGCGGATTTCGTCACCTCCGCGCGGGGCTTCATGTTCTCGCTGGGCTGCATTCAGGCCATGAAGTGCAACAAGAACACGTGCCCGACCGGCATCACCACCCATGACAAGAGGTTTCAGAAAGGCCTCGTGGTGGAGGACAAATTCAAGCGGGTCGCGCTTTACGCGAAGGGTATCGTCAAGGAGGTCGAGCTGATCGCCCATTCCGTCGGCGTGTCCGAGCCGCGACAGCTCCGCCGCGAGCACGTGCGCATTGTCCAGGACACGGGCAAGTCGGTGCCGATGGATGTTCTCTACCCGGTCAAACCAAAGGCGTGA
- a CDS encoding fasciclin domain-containing protein → MIRRTFLALTAAASLAAPAFADGHSKDIVDTAAAAGSFETLLAAATAAGLVDTLKSEGPFTVFAPTDEAFAALPDGTVESLLLPENKDQLTAILTYHVVAGKVMSTDLTDDMTAATVQGGEITIDLDNGVMVNDATVVSADVEASNGVIHVIDKVIMPTGG, encoded by the coding sequence ATGATCCGCAGAACCTTTCTCGCGCTGACCGCTGCCGCAAGCCTCGCCGCGCCCGCTTTTGCTGATGGCCATTCCAAGGACATCGTAGACACCGCCGCCGCCGCAGGCAGCTTCGAGACCCTGTTGGCCGCTGCAACGGCCGCAGGCCTTGTCGACACCCTGAAAAGTGAAGGCCCCTTCACGGTCTTCGCCCCCACCGACGAAGCCTTCGCCGCTCTGCCAGACGGCACCGTCGAAAGCCTGCTGCTGCCCGAGAACAAAGACCAGCTGACAGCGATCCTGACCTACCACGTGGTGGCAGGCAAAGTGATGTCGACCGATTTGACGGACGACATGACCGCTGCAACCGTGCAAGGCGGTGAGATCACCATCGATCTCGACAACGGCGTCATGGTCAATGACGCAACGGTCGTGTCCGCCGATGTAGAGGCATCAAACGGCGTGATCCACGTCATCGACAAAGTGATCATGCCCACCGGCGGCTAA
- a CDS encoding HAD family hydrolase, with product MHKFDLVIFDCDGVLVDSEPITNRLMQEDLARHGLVLSLDDVLDQFVGGTMRGVMDKANAMGANLPIGWVDQFYAQMFERLAAEVEVIPGAPAVLDALDAAGLPYAVGSNGPHAKMDITLRRTGLFERLQGRVYSREDVALPKPAPDVYLKAAADAGVAPDRCAVVEDSPTGAAAGKAAGMTVFGFAAEMPRARLLPICDHVFEDMLELPELLSV from the coding sequence ATGCACAAGTTTGATCTGGTTATCTTCGATTGTGATGGCGTGCTGGTGGACAGTGAGCCGATCACCAACCGCCTGATGCAAGAGGACCTTGCGCGGCACGGGCTTGTGCTGTCGCTCGACGATGTTCTGGACCAGTTCGTCGGCGGGACCATGCGGGGCGTGATGGACAAGGCGAACGCGATGGGAGCGAACCTGCCAATAGGCTGGGTCGATCAGTTCTATGCACAGATGTTTGAGCGTCTTGCGGCGGAAGTTGAGGTCATCCCCGGCGCGCCTGCGGTGCTGGATGCCTTAGATGCGGCCGGGCTTCCCTATGCGGTGGGCTCGAACGGGCCGCATGCCAAGATGGATATCACTTTGCGGCGCACCGGACTGTTTGAGCGGCTTCAGGGGCGCGTTTATTCGCGAGAAGACGTGGCGCTCCCAAAACCCGCGCCGGACGTTTACTTAAAGGCTGCTGCGGATGCGGGAGTTGCACCGGATCGGTGCGCGGTGGTCGAGGACAGCCCAACGGGCGCTGCAGCCGGGAAGGCCGCAGGCATGACCGTGTTCGGCTTCGCAGCGGAGATGCCGCGCGCGCGCCTGTTGCCGATATGCGATCATGTCTTCGAAGATATGTTGGAATTGCCGGAGCTGTTGTCCGTCTAG